A window of the Burkholderia sp. 9120 genome harbors these coding sequences:
- a CDS encoding OprD family outer membrane porin — translation MKDSRTKIRTKKTGAATFFYCAFTLPALTLAASAYADDGVTEPTSGTSRTQTLAQASPSPTPSASHAPESSVQSNGSARSSGKRRADQGGQVRNDQPDTTNAIVNAEASQTVEPPSPPSSQAASKGFIADSHLNLQFRNYSDYFQAPNTIYRHAWIQGAQANYESGFTQGLVGFGVDASLFAALKLDGGNGASNMVHVGKDGGGSQQLAWAYPGMVDIKGRISETVVKYGLQTVTNPFLEPHDNRALPPTFLGVSMVSNDLVHTTLEAGSFTKVDARGHTNLSNLTTSYGGTRIDRLTYVGGTWHYAKNGEMALYVDQADDVWRQYYGSVAQSFGDPTTIKWSGLANIYSTHDTGASKQGHINSNAYSVSVSAQHGPHALLLGYQQVLGDQFFDYVNETNGIYLTNSMDVDYNAPHEQSLQLRYTFDGKYAGLPGLKAMFWGQYGWNADGSAGAAENASPSASLHNLYWKNGEPVHGHHHEFGFIPSYTLQSGRFKDTKITFIAMWHNAQSHYSDGNNMEYRLVVNVPVKVF, via the coding sequence ATGAAAGATAGCCGAACAAAAATCCGGACAAAAAAAACCGGAGCTGCCACCTTTTTTTATTGCGCATTCACGCTTCCCGCACTGACTCTCGCTGCCAGTGCTTATGCCGACGACGGCGTGACGGAGCCCACCTCCGGAACGTCGCGAACCCAGACGCTCGCGCAAGCGTCGCCCTCGCCTACGCCCTCAGCCTCGCACGCGCCGGAGTCTTCGGTGCAGTCCAATGGGTCCGCCAGATCCTCCGGCAAACGCCGCGCGGATCAGGGCGGTCAGGTGCGTAACGATCAACCCGACACAACCAACGCGATCGTCAATGCCGAAGCCAGCCAGACCGTCGAGCCACCGAGCCCGCCGTCGAGCCAGGCTGCCAGCAAGGGCTTTATCGCCGATAGTCATCTGAACCTGCAGTTCCGCAATTACTCCGACTACTTCCAGGCGCCCAACACGATCTACCGACACGCGTGGATCCAGGGCGCGCAAGCCAACTATGAATCCGGCTTTACGCAGGGTCTGGTCGGTTTCGGCGTGGATGCGTCGCTGTTCGCCGCGTTGAAGCTCGACGGCGGCAACGGCGCCAGCAACATGGTGCACGTCGGCAAGGACGGCGGCGGTTCACAGCAGCTCGCGTGGGCCTATCCCGGCATGGTTGACATCAAGGGACGCATTTCGGAAACGGTCGTGAAGTACGGTTTGCAGACCGTCACGAACCCGTTCCTCGAACCGCACGACAACCGCGCGCTGCCGCCCACTTTCCTCGGCGTCTCGATGGTCAGCAACGACCTCGTGCACACCACGCTCGAAGCCGGTAGCTTCACCAAGGTCGACGCTCGCGGCCACACCAACCTGAGCAACCTGACCACCTCGTACGGCGGCACGCGCATCGACCGGCTGACTTATGTGGGCGGCACGTGGCACTACGCGAAGAACGGCGAGATGGCGTTGTACGTCGATCAGGCCGACGACGTCTGGCGTCAGTACTACGGTTCGGTGGCGCAGTCGTTCGGCGATCCGACCACGATCAAGTGGAGCGGCCTCGCCAACATCTATTCGACCCACGACACCGGCGCGTCGAAGCAAGGGCACATCAACAGCAATGCCTATAGCGTGTCGGTCTCCGCCCAGCACGGCCCGCATGCGCTGCTGCTCGGCTACCAGCAGGTGCTCGGCGATCAGTTCTTCGACTACGTCAACGAAACCAACGGTATCTACCTGACCAACTCGATGGACGTGGACTACAACGCGCCGCACGAGCAGTCGCTGCAATTGCGCTATACGTTCGACGGTAAGTACGCGGGTCTGCCGGGCCTGAAGGCGATGTTCTGGGGGCAATACGGCTGGAACGCGGATGGGTCGGCGGGCGCGGCGGAAAACGCGTCGCCTTCGGCGTCGTTGCACAATCTGTACTGGAAGAACGGCGAACCGGTGCATGGCCACCATCACGAGTTCGGCTTCATTCCTAGCTATACGCTGCAAAGCGGACGCTTCAAGGATACGAAGATCACGTTCATCGCGATGTGGCACAACGCGCAGTCGCACTACTCGGACGGCAACAACATGGAATACCGTCTGGTGGTGAATGTGCCGGTGAAGGTGTTCTAA
- a CDS encoding ABC transporter ATP-binding protein, translated as MSFLTLTDVTKSFGDLHAVADVNLSVEKGEFVSLLGPSGCGKTTTLQMIAGFVETTRGRITLDGRDITHMKPNKRGLGIVFQSYALFPHMSVAENVGFGLEMRNVDKAERKERVREALALVRLDTLAHRFPRELSGGQRQRVAIARAIVIAPPVLLLDEPMSNLDAKLREDMQFELRSIQRKIGTTTIMVTHDQSEALSISDRVVVMEAGRITQIDTPYEAYERPENRFVSQFIGKANMLAGTVVACDGESICIDLGHDIEETGRTAQLPARERAVGVGDAVTLCIRPEKLRLCAPDAGRVPATVTSRFFLGSQWLYRLDSRLGEVLVCCQNEGTEPLPEGAAVGVDWNSEAIRFIQRDAQHV; from the coding sequence ATGTCGTTCCTCACACTCACGGACGTAACGAAATCGTTCGGCGATCTGCACGCTGTCGCCGACGTGAACCTGTCGGTGGAAAAAGGCGAGTTCGTTTCGTTGCTCGGGCCGTCCGGCTGCGGCAAGACCACCACCTTGCAGATGATCGCGGGTTTCGTGGAGACCACGCGCGGGCGTATCACGCTCGACGGCCGCGACATCACGCATATGAAGCCGAATAAGCGCGGCCTCGGCATCGTGTTCCAGAGTTACGCGCTGTTTCCGCACATGAGCGTGGCGGAGAACGTCGGCTTCGGGCTGGAAATGCGCAACGTCGACAAAGCCGAGCGCAAGGAGCGCGTGCGCGAAGCACTGGCGCTGGTGCGGCTCGACACGCTCGCGCACCGCTTTCCGCGCGAACTGTCCGGCGGTCAGCGGCAACGCGTGGCGATTGCCCGCGCGATCGTGATCGCGCCGCCGGTGCTGCTGCTCGACGAACCGATGTCGAATCTCGACGCCAAGCTGCGCGAAGACATGCAGTTCGAGTTGCGCAGCATTCAACGCAAGATCGGCACGACCACTATCATGGTCACGCACGACCAGTCGGAAGCACTGTCGATCAGCGATCGCGTGGTGGTGATGGAAGCCGGCCGCATCACGCAGATCGACACGCCGTACGAAGCGTACGAGCGCCCGGAAAACCGCTTCGTCTCGCAGTTCATCGGCAAGGCCAACATGCTGGCGGGCACCGTGGTGGCCTGCGACGGCGAGTCGATCTGTATCGACCTCGGTCACGATATCGAAGAAACCGGCCGCACCGCGCAATTGCCGGCGCGCGAGCGCGCGGTCGGCGTGGGTGACGCGGTGACCTTGTGCATTCGTCCGGAAAAACTGCGCCTGTGCGCGCCGGACGCCGGACGCGTGCCGGCCACCGTCACGAGCCGTTTCTTCCTTGGCAGCCAATGGCTGTATCGCCTCGACAGCCGGCTCGGCGAAGTGCTGGTGTGCTGTCAGAACGAAGGCACCGAGCCGCTGCCCGAAGGCGCGGCGGTCGGCGTGGACTGGAACAGCGAAGCGATCCGCTTCATTCAACGGGACGCGCAACATGTCTAG
- a CDS encoding oligopeptide/dipeptide ABC transporter ATP-binding protein has product MNATPIANQDAATLLSVDNLKVQFGVPRGGYPWSGKATLRAVDGVSFSVKRGETVGLVGESGCGKSTLARAIIGLTPVASGSVRWLGEETVQPNARRDTSRLRQDVQMIFQDPLASLDPRMTIEQIVAEPLLTHGQNVARADVQRRVLTMLERVGLNAQHLRRYPHEFSGGQCQRVGIARALIGEPQLVICDEPVSALDVSIQAQIVNLLRDLQRELSLSLLFVAHDLAVVKAISHRVLVMYLGRVMEFGDKRDVYSAPRHPYTRALLSAVPVPDPAVERARRHLLLRGEIASPLSPPSGCAFRTRCPEAIEACASEIPQAITHGASATRVACIRVGDLAK; this is encoded by the coding sequence ATGAACGCCACGCCTATCGCAAACCAGGACGCGGCAACGCTGCTGTCCGTGGACAATCTCAAGGTGCAATTCGGCGTGCCGCGCGGCGGCTATCCGTGGTCCGGCAAAGCGACGCTGCGCGCGGTGGACGGCGTGTCGTTCAGTGTCAAGCGCGGCGAAACCGTGGGGCTCGTCGGCGAGTCGGGTTGCGGCAAGTCCACGCTCGCCCGCGCGATCATCGGTCTCACGCCGGTAGCGAGCGGCAGCGTGCGCTGGCTCGGCGAAGAAACCGTGCAGCCGAACGCGCGCCGCGATACCTCGCGATTGCGCCAGGATGTGCAGATGATTTTCCAGGACCCGCTCGCATCGCTCGATCCGCGCATGACGATCGAACAGATCGTCGCCGAACCGCTGCTCACGCACGGCCAGAATGTGGCCCGCGCCGACGTGCAGCGGCGCGTGCTGACCATGCTCGAACGCGTCGGCCTCAATGCGCAGCATCTGCGCCGTTATCCGCATGAGTTTTCCGGCGGCCAGTGTCAGCGCGTCGGCATTGCGCGCGCGCTGATCGGCGAGCCGCAACTGGTGATCTGCGACGAGCCGGTGTCCGCGCTCGACGTGTCGATCCAGGCGCAGATCGTCAATCTGCTGCGTGACCTGCAAAGGGAGTTGTCGCTGTCGCTGCTGTTCGTCGCGCACGATCTCGCGGTCGTCAAAGCGATCAGCCACCGCGTGCTGGTGATGTATCTCGGCCGCGTGATGGAGTTCGGCGACAAGCGCGACGTCTACAGTGCGCCGCGTCATCCGTACACGCGCGCGTTGCTGTCTGCGGTGCCCGTTCCCGATCCTGCCGTTGAACGCGCGCGGCGTCATCTGCTGTTGCGCGGCGAGATCGCCTCGCCGCTCAGCCCGCCTTCCGGTTGCGCGTTCCGCACGCGCTGTCCGGAAGCGATCGAAGCCTGCGCCTCGGAGATTCCGCAGGCCATCACGCATGGCGCGAGCGCAACGCGCGTCGCCTGTATTCGCGTGGGGGACCTCGCGAAGTAA
- a CDS encoding oligopeptide/dipeptide ABC transporter ATP-binding protein, producing MSLLEVKDLSVRFTRREGAPVDAVQRVSFSLEAGRTLGIVGESGSGKSQTVMALLGLLAGNGKVSGSATYRGENLLTMNEAALNKIRGDRIGMIFQDPMTSLNPFLTIERQMTETLQLHRKMSRREARRRAIETLESVRIPDAARRIAMYPHEFSGGMRQRVMIAMALLSEPEILIADEPTTALDVTVQAQIIELLRELNRERGTAIILITHDMGVVAGLCDDVMVMYAGQTVEQASAAALFAAPTHPYTLGLLNALPRLTDDDDDQPLQTIPGNPPLPGEVGQGCAFAPRCAYCTEHCLEARPPLAAVEGYPDALRACFKPVGEILEAQHV from the coding sequence ATGTCCCTACTCGAAGTCAAAGACCTCAGCGTGCGCTTTACGCGCCGCGAAGGCGCACCGGTCGACGCAGTGCAACGCGTGTCGTTCTCGCTCGAAGCCGGCCGCACGCTCGGCATTGTCGGCGAATCGGGTTCCGGCAAGAGCCAGACCGTGATGGCCTTGCTCGGCCTGCTGGCCGGCAACGGCAAGGTGTCGGGCAGCGCCACCTATCGCGGCGAAAACCTGCTGACCATGAACGAAGCGGCGCTGAACAAGATTCGCGGCGACCGCATCGGCATGATCTTTCAGGACCCGATGACCTCACTCAATCCGTTCCTGACGATCGAACGGCAAATGACCGAGACGCTGCAACTGCATCGCAAGATGTCGCGCCGCGAAGCGCGCCGCCGCGCGATCGAAACGCTGGAGTCGGTGCGCATTCCCGACGCCGCGCGCCGCATCGCCATGTATCCGCACGAGTTCTCCGGCGGCATGCGGCAACGCGTGATGATCGCGATGGCGCTGCTCTCCGAGCCCGAAATCCTGATCGCCGACGAACCCACCACCGCGCTCGACGTGACCGTGCAGGCGCAGATCATCGAACTGCTGCGCGAGCTGAACCGCGAGCGCGGCACGGCGATCATTCTGATCACGCACGACATGGGCGTCGTAGCCGGCCTGTGCGATGACGTGATGGTGATGTACGCCGGCCAGACCGTCGAGCAGGCGAGCGCCGCCGCGCTGTTCGCCGCGCCGACGCATCCGTACACGCTCGGTCTGCTGAACGCGCTGCCGCGTCTGACCGACGACGATGACGACCAGCCGTTGCAAACCATTCCCGGCAATCCGCCGCTGCCCGGTGAAGTCGGCCAGGGCTGCGCGTTCGCGCCGCGCTGCGCGTACTGCACCGAGCACTGCCTCGAAGCACGCCCGCCGCTCGCGGCCGTGGAGGGCTATCCGGACGCGCTGCGTGCGTGCTTCAAACCGGTCGGCGAAATCCTGGAGGCACAACACGTATGA
- a CDS encoding IclR family transcriptional regulator, with the protein MKAAAQRDTDSAPAETGGAPGPGMLERAFAVIRALSEAQPDGGRVTRLAKAVGLTQGTVHRILHALIAEGIVEQDDNSKLYRLSVDFFALAAQAGNPSGMRTLCRPALLRLCASLGDTIFLLVKSSFDAVCLDICEGPFPIRSFTGDIGGRVALGVGQGSLAILAFLPEAEREEIIRFNVPRIRGYGVLDEVYLRTEIERVRRLGYAANNTGVLDGMAGVAVPVLDRTGLAVAALSVGTLASRLGDDRLPMVVELLRRQADAIGPQTNPFDVALRRPMHGLSRAMTT; encoded by the coding sequence ATGAAAGCTGCCGCCCAACGAGATACCGACAGCGCGCCGGCGGAAACCGGCGGCGCGCCGGGCCCCGGCATGCTGGAACGCGCGTTCGCGGTGATTCGCGCGTTGTCCGAGGCGCAACCCGACGGCGGCCGCGTCACGCGACTCGCGAAAGCCGTGGGGCTGACGCAGGGCACCGTGCACCGCATCCTGCATGCGCTGATCGCCGAGGGCATCGTCGAGCAGGACGACAATTCCAAGCTGTACCGCCTGAGCGTCGACTTCTTCGCGCTGGCCGCGCAAGCGGGGAACCCGAGCGGCATGCGCACGCTGTGTCGCCCGGCGTTGTTGCGGCTGTGCGCGAGTCTCGGCGACACGATTTTTCTGCTGGTCAAAAGCAGTTTCGACGCGGTGTGTCTCGACATCTGCGAGGGGCCGTTTCCGATCCGTTCGTTCACCGGCGATATCGGCGGGCGCGTCGCATTAGGAGTCGGTCAGGGGAGTCTGGCGATTCTCGCGTTTCTGCCCGAGGCGGAGCGCGAGGAGATCATCCGCTTCAACGTGCCGCGAATTCGCGGCTACGGCGTGCTCGACGAAGTGTATTTGCGCACCGAGATCGAACGCGTGCGGCGACTGGGCTACGCGGCGAACAACACGGGTGTGCTCGACGGCATGGCGGGCGTCGCGGTGCCGGTTCTGGACCGCACGGGCCTCGCGGTGGCGGCATTGAGCGTGGGCACGCTGGCTTCGCGTCTGGGCGACGATCGCCTGCCGATGGTGGTTGAACTGCTGCGGCGTCAGGCCGATGCGATCGGCCCGCAAACCAATCCGTTCGACGTGGCGTTGCGCCGGCCGATGCACGGTTTGTCGCGGGCCATGACCACTTAG